A genomic window from Struthio camelus isolate bStrCam1 chromosome 2, bStrCam1.hap1, whole genome shotgun sequence includes:
- the RNF32 gene encoding RING finger protein 32 — protein sequence MDHHDFCKGSSSKQETVAVTAVALQDHIIHSLQLQNLSLADPFKSKSRNIKNIYKPVNKEMVRAIVDTGLSKKSAHHKNKEDSEKEYVLDPNPPQLTLAQKLGLVEPPPLPLTAEEWAKIKQRSIKHGDSIQPCAICREEFALQPQVLLSCSHVFHKACLKAFEKFAGKKSCPMCRKKQYQTRVIHDGARLFKIKCAIRIQASWRGYIVRKWYKNLRKTVPPKDSKLRKQFFEEKVQHISNRLLSSYDINLDEFFSEIDSSIAASQDVVQQLEGKETLLNRIDWEKIQMQALRQEIFDCPICIMPLSPTIHPPCIFSGNSNQFSRQTVLLSCSHLFHHTCLQAFEEFSLGERHVCPLCRSYYQKKILEC from the exons ATGGACCATCATGATTTTTGCAAG ggCTCTTCCTCCAAACAAGAGACGGTAGCGGTTACTGCAGTTGCTTTACAGGATCATATTATACACAGTCTTCAGCTGCAGAATCTTTCATTAGCAGATCCTTTTAAGTCAAAGTCAAGGAATATAAAGAACATTTACAAACCTGTGAACAAAGAGATGGTCAGAGCAATAGTAGATACTGGACTAAGTAAAAAGAGCGCTCACCACAAAAATAAGGAAGATTCAGAAAAGGAGTATGTTCTTGATCCCAATCCTCCACAGCTAACATTAG CTCAGAAATTAGGCTTAGTTGAGCCTCCTCCCTTGCCACTCACTGCTGAAGAATGggcaaaaataaagcagagatcCATAAAGCATGGAGATTCTATACAGCCTTGTGCAATATGCAGGGAAGAATTTGCGCTGCAGCCTCAG gTGTTGCTTTCATGTTCCCATGTATTTCATAAA gCATGTctgaaagcctttgaaaaattTGCAGGTAAAAAGTCTTGTCCTATGTGCAGAAAAAAGCAGTATCAGACCAGAGTAATACATGATGGGGCAcgcttatttaaaataaagtgcgCTATTAG AATTCAAGCTTCCTGGAGGGGATATATTGTTAGAAAATGGTATAAAAACTTGAGAAAAACAGTACCTCCTAAAGACAGCAAATTAAGAAAACAGTTCTTTGAAGAAAAG gttCAACATATCAGCAATCGTCTGTTGAGTTCTTATGATATAAACCtagatgaatttttttctgaaatagattCTTCTATAGCTGCAAGTCAAGATGTGGTTCAGCagttggaaggaaaagaaaccttATTAAACAGAATTGACTGGGAGAAGATACAGATGCAG GCCCTTCGGCAAGAGATATTTGACTGTCCTATTTGTATTATGCCACTCAGTCCTACTATTCATCCTCCCTGTATATTTTCTGGTAACAGCAATCAGTTTTCACGACAGACTGTTCTGCTTTCGTGTTCACATTTGTTTCATCATACCTGTCTTCAAGCATTTGAAGAGTTTTCCTTGGGAGAAAGACACGTTTGTCCTTTATGTCGCTCGTATTATCAGAAGAAAATTCTTGAATGTTGA